The DNA segment CCGCTGCGACTGTTGAGTGTCTGGTTCATCGGTCATTCCTCGAACGGGGCAGGGGCGAATGTTCGGGCTCGAAGCAGTTCTTCGCGAACCCGCAAGGTGTTTATAGACGGCTATCGGGCCCTGTCGGCAGGCCCATCGGCTGCCGACAGCGTGGCGTGCCTACTGCTAGACCAGCGGCGGCAGGTTCAGCGTGGCGGAGCATTCGAGAATGGAGCGGCGCTGGGTTGCGGCGTACAGGTCCAGCTCGTTGAGTACCGTACCTCCCAGGGCGTCGTGGAAGTCCGTCTGGTTGGAGGTGATCTCGTAGTTCACCTGGGCGTTGTCGCCGAGGTTGGACTGGAAGATTCCGGCGGCGCTGACGGGCAGGAAGTCCTCGTACACCAGGGGCTCGTAATGCACATGGCCGGCCTGGACGAGGTCGTCCAGCGTGCGCGGTCGTACCTCATTGCTGCGTGCCGCAATGCCTTTTTCGGTGACGAAATAGCGGAAGTAGGCCAGGCCCTGGATACGCATTTCGTCATGGCTGTCCGGGAACGCCTGGAAGTGCTTTTCCAGCAGCTCGTTGTAGCGCCGGGCATTCTGTTCGCTGGGGAACTCCTTCAATTCGGCGCGGGTGGCGTTCAGCAGCTTGTCGTACAGCGCCCGGCCTTTTGGGGTCAGGGCTGCACCACGTTGCTCGATTTCGCCGAAGCGTGCGGTATGGCTGCCCTCGGCGCTGCCCTGACCGACGAAGGCGACTTTTTCCTGCAGGGCCTTGAAGCTGGTCTGGCGCAGCAGGATCGGGCAGTTGCGGCGGGGCGGGCCTTCCACCACGGCCTTGGGGGTGATGCCGCGCCTGGGCATGCCGTCCTGGATCTGATCGATGTCCAGCGTGCGCGGTGTCAGGTGGTTGATATGGGGACCCTTGAAGGCGACCACATCGGCGATGAGGCGGTGCTGTTCATGAAGCTGGTCGTACTCGGCAGCGGTTACGGTTGCCTCGGTGTGCCAGCGGAAGGTTTCCAGGGCTTCTCGCACGAACTCACCGGCGTCGGCTTCGTTCAGTCCGCCCTCGGCTTCGCATTGGTCGATCAGCGCCTTCACCCGTGGGGTGAAGATAGTGCGCTTGGCGAGGATGCCGGAGGCGAGCGCGCGCAGTTCCGGGTTGTCGATCAGCTCCAGGCGCAGCAGCGAGGTGAACACCCGGAACGGGCTGATCTGCAGGGCATTCTCGTGCACGGCCCGGAAGGCGGTGGAGTGAACCGGAACGCCCGCCGGACTGAGGTCGTAGTAGCCGACCGGTTGCATGCCCATGACCGCGAACAGGCGGCGGATGGTGGACAGCTCTTGCGCCGTGCCTACCCGGATCGCGCCGTGGCGTTCCATCGCCAGGCGGTCGAGTTCGCCGGTCCAGCGCAGTTGTTCGGCGACCTCAGGGGATTGCTCCATCACGTTGCGATTGGTTTCCGCGACCAGGTCCAGTAGATCGCCGTAGAGCGGGACTTCGGCTTTGTACATATCGGACATGGCGCGAGAGAACTGCGCACGAATCTCGGACGGGTCGATGAACCCCTGGTTGTTCATGATGAAGAAATCTCCTGGAGGCGTTGTGTAATTCTGCGAGCCGGGGCCATCGGCCCTGAAGGCATGGTTCGGATTCTGATGAGCTTCAACATCCCGTACAAACGACATCTTCTCAGCACTTCATTCTCCAGAGGAATGAAGTACGACCGGGGGCATGGCGGGCCTGCACGGTGCCTGCCGGACGGTGCGCGGGTGTTGTGCCGGTTCGCGGTGCGCACGGCGCACCCTTGTATCTCGACTACCACCCTCTCAAGGGGTGATAGTCCCCGACTGATCATCGGGGGAGAGCCAGGAAGCCGTGTCCACCCTTAGGCCTCGAGCCCGACCCGTAGATAGTGCCCTGGCCCTCCACACTCACTCAGATAGCTCGAACGGTATCTAGAGCCCACTTCAAGTGAGAGCTCGCATTCACAAGGCCGGGCCGGGTGCAGTGATGATCACTCTGGATGGATTGAGGAGGTTGCATGTCCAGCATCGTCGGCATTGACATTGCCAAGCACAGTTTCGATATCGCCACCCTGCAGGCCAACGGCAAGTACCGCAGCAAGGCCAAGCTGATCAACGCCGCAGAGGGCTTTCAGGTGTTGCAGGAGTGGTTGAACAAGCACAGCGAACCTGGGGCCTGGATCGTGATGGAGGCGACGGGTACCTACCACGAGGCGCTGGCTGAGCACTTTTACGCGCTGGGCTACCGGATTTGCGTGATGAATCCTGCGCAGATTGCCTATTACGCGCGAAGCCAGTTGCAACGGGTCAAGACGGATCAGGTCGACGCCAAGCTGATTGCCAGCTACGGCGAGCACCATCAAGATGAGCTGCGCGCCTGGCAACCCGAGCCTGCCGCGATCCGCCGTCTGCGTGCCCTGGTGCGGCGCCTGCAGGATCTCAAGGAGATCGAGCAGATGGAGCGCAATCGTCTGGGGGTGGCCGATGCCAGCGTGCAAGAGTCGATTCACTCAGTGCTGCAGCGTGTCGAAGAGCAGATTGCCGAGACCCTGAAAACCATCCGCGACCATATCGATGATGATCCAGACCTGCGGGGTAAACGCGATCTGCTGACCAGCATCGATGGTATCGGCGAGCAGACTGCCGCCCTGCTCCTGGCGGAACTGGGTGATCCGCTGCAGTTCGAGAGCGCGCGAGCGATCACTGCCTTTGCCGGGCTGAATCCGAAGCTACAGGATTCGGGTAAGCATAAAGGGCACGTACGCATTTCCCGTGTGGGCTCAGCGCGGCTACGCGCGGGCCTGTACATGCCGGCGATCACCTCGATGACCCACAACCCCGCGATCAATGCCCTGGCACAGCGCCTGCGCGCCCGCGGTAAGGCCGGAAAGCAGATCGTCTGCGCGGCCATGCGCAAGCTGTTGCATATCGCCTATGGCGTACTGAAATCCGGCCAGCCATTCGATGCCCAACTGGCCCTTGCCCGGGGCTAAACAAGACGGTATCTACGGGGCAACAGGATGCGGTGCGATTCGGTAGGGTGCGCTGTGCGCACCAGCGATCAGGTGGCGGCTATTCGCTTCAGGAGGGCTTGGATCGGGTGTGAAAGTTCTATCCCGCTCAGGCGTTCGGCCTGGCTGCGGCAGGAGTAGCCGTTTGCAAGCAGCCGCGGGTTGCCAGCCGGGCCTTCGACGATCCCACGCCAGGACAGGTCGTAGATCTTCTCGGACGTATCCCGGTTGGCCGCCTCGTGGCCGTAGGTACCGGACATGCCGCAGCAGCCCACCGACACGATCCTGAGATTCAGGCCCAATCGCCGGAAGACCTCCGGCCAGAGCGCGGTTGCCGCTGGCGCGTTGGTCTTCTCGGTGCAGTGGCCCAGCAGGTAGTAGTCGTCGCCTGCGGCAGGAGCCGGGTGGGGGGAAACGTCCAACGCCTGTATCAGCCATTCCTGCGGCAGCAGCACGTCGGGCGCCTGGTCGCCCAGCAGCTTGCGGTACTCCTGGCGGTAGACCAGGGTCATGGCCGGGTCCAGGCCCACCAGCTTCACGCCCTGGCCGCCAAGCCCATTGAGCATGCTGGCGTTCTTTCGCGCCGCCTTCTCGAAGGCGCCGATGAAGCCCAGTACCTGAAGCGGCTTGCCATTGGGCAGGTAGGGCGCGAGCAGGACCTTGAAGCCCAGGCGTGAGAGAACTTCGATCAGATCGGCAAGTACCTCGGTTTCGAAATAGCGGGTGAACGCGTCCTGCACGAGGATGACGCTGCGGGCGCGCTGCTGGTCCGAGAGTCCACGGAGCTTTTCCGGGCTCGCGGCCTCGACGTTCCAGCGCTTGAGTGTGGGCGCCAGGTCAGTTCGGCTGAGCAGGGGGCTGTCGACCATTCCGGCGTAGTGCTTCAGGAATGCCCGCGTCGCCCCGAGTCGCATGAGCCCGTTGTAGACCGACGGAGTTTTCGCGAAGTAGGGAATGCTGAACTCGAGCGACCCGATCAGGTAGTCCTTGAGCGGGCGCAGGTAGCGGCTGTGATAGAGCTCCAGGAAGCGTGAGCGGAACTCGGGCACGTTGACCTTCACCGGGCACTGGCCGGCGCAGGACTTGCACGCCAGACAGCCGGACATCGCCTCGAACACCTCGTGGGAGAAGTCCTGCTCGCCCCAGCGCTTGCCGAGGGTGTTGCTGACCTTGGCCAGCAGTCCCCGGAGAGGCGAAGCCGTCCGGATGTCGCGGGTGGCCTGGAGCACGTCGACCCCGGACTGCCCCTGCAGGCGCAACCACTCGCGAATCAGCGACGCCCGGCCCTTGGGCGACTGGGTACGTTCGCGGGTGGCCTTCCAGGAAGGGCACATCGCATCGTTGGGGTCGTAGTTGTAGCAGGCGCCGTTGCCGTTGCAGTGCACGGCCGACTCGTAGCTGCGCCAGACACGCTCATCGATCTGCCGGTCCAGATCGCCGCGCAGGGTCACTTCGTCGATCTTCAGCAGCTCGTCACGCGAACCCAGCGGGGTGGCGATCTTGCCCGGATTGAGTTGATTGAAGGGGTCGAAGGCGGACTTGATCGCCTGCAGTGCCGGATACAGCTCACCGAAGAACGTCGGTGCATATTCCGAGCGCAGGCCTTTGCCGTGCTCGCCCCAGAGCAGGCCGCCATATTTTTGGGTCAGCCGGGCCACGCCGTCGGTGATGGGGCGCACCAGGGCTGCCTGGGCAGGGTCCTTCATGTCGAGGGCCGGGCGCACGTGCAGCACGCCCGCGTCGACATGGCCGAACATGCCGTACTGCAGGTTGAAACCATCCAGCAGGGCGCGGAATTCGGCGATGAAGTCCGCCAGCGCCTCGGGGGGCACCGCCGTGTCTTCGACGAACGGCTGCGGCCGGACCTCGCCCTGCACGTTACCCAGCAGCCCGACGGCGCGTTTGCGCATGGCGTTGACCTTCGCAATCGCGGCGGAGCCTCGTGCGAGGGTGTGGCAAATCCGCCGGACACCGGCATCCCGTTTCAGGTGCTCGACGAAGGAGGCCACCTGCGCATCCAGCGTATCGGCGTCGTCGCCGCTGAATTCCACCAGGTTGATACCCAATGTCGGCACGCTCGGATCGGCCGGAAAGTAGTCCGCCACGTCGTGCCAGACGATGTCCTTCATGGCCAGGCCCAGCACCTTCGAATCCACCGTTTCGATGGACAGCGGGGCCATCGCCATCAGCGCCTGGGCGTCGCGCAGGGCGTCCATGAAACTGGTGTAGGACACGTTCACCAGCACCGAGTGCTTCGGGATCGGCAGGACGTTGAGTTTCGCCTCGACGATGAAGCCGAGCGAGCCTTCGGACCCACAGAGTATGTTGTTGAGGTTGAAGCGCCCGTCGGTGCCGCGGATGTGTGCCAAGTCATAACCGGTCAGGCAGCGATTCAGCTTGGGGAAGCGGGCCTCGATCAGCCCGGCATGCTCCCGCTGGACGTCCCGAACGGTCCTGTGGACCTCACCCAGGCGCCCGGCGCTTGCGGCCAGCACCGCCAGTTCCTGATCCGAAACAGGCCCGCTTTTCAGCCGTTGGCCGCCGAGCAGGATGCTGTCCAGGGTTAGCACGTGGTCGCGGGTCTTGCCGTAGGTGCAACTGCCCTGGCCGCTGGCATCGGTATTGATCATGCCGCCGAGGGTGGCGCGATTGGAGGTGGACAGCTCGGGGGCGAAGAACAGGCCATGGGGCTTCAGGGCGGCATTGAGCTGGTCCTTCACCACGCCAGCCTGTACCCGCACCCAGCGTTCTTCGGCGTTGATTTCGAGGATGCGGTTCATGTGCCGCGAGAGGTCGACCACCAGGCCGTGGGTGAGGGACTGGCCGTTGGTTCCTGTTCCGCCTCCCCGTGGGGTGAGGACGATGTCCCGGTACTCCGGTTGCGCAGCGAGCGTGGCGATGCGCTGGACATCCTCGTCATGCAGGGGAAACAGCGCCGCTTGTGGCAGGCGCTGGTAGATCGAGTTGTCGGTCGCCAGCACGGTGCGGTTGCCGTAGTCAGGGGAAATTTCCCCTTGGAAACCACAGGCGGTGAGCGAGTCCAGGAAGGAACGGTAGAGCCTTGTGAGCGCTGCCGATGCAGCAAGTCGGGCAATCATGGTTTCAGCGGATACCTGCCAGGCACTCTTCGAAAATGTCCAAGCCTCTTTCGAACAGCTCGGGCTCGATGGTCAGCGGGGCTAGCAGCCGCACCACATGGCGGTTCTTGCCGCTGGGCATCAACAGCAGGCCCTTGCGGCGGGTGGCCTCCAGGAGCTCGGCCAGTTGCTGGGAAGCGGGTTTGCCCTCCGGCGTGACCAGCTCGATGCCGCGCATGGCCCCGGTGCCGGTCAGGCGGCCGAGGTAGGGTGAAATGGCCTGTTGGCGCCAGCGCTCGTAGCGGCGCAGGATCGCCTGTTCTTGCGCCTCGCCCCAGGATGCGAGGTTCGCGTCCGTCATCAGTTTCAGGCTGGCCAGGGCCGCTGCGCAGGCCAGCGGATTGCCCGAGTAGGTGCCACCCAGGCCGCCCTTGGGCAAGGCGTTCATCAGCGCCTCGCGGCCGACCACCGCGCCTAGCGGCAAGCCGCCGGCGATGCTTTTGCCGAGGAGCAGCAGATCCGGCTCGATGCCAAGGCGGGGAAAGGCGAACCGCTGCCCGGTGCGGCCGAAGCCGGACTGGATTTCATCGATGATCAGGAAGATGCCATTGGCGTCGCAGAACCTGCGCAGGCCCTGCGCAAAGGCCGGGTCCATGGCCAGGAAACCACCTTCGCCTTGCACGGGTTCGAAGATGAAGCAGGCCACTTCGTTGATATCCACCTCGACGCTGAACAGGCGATCGATGGCCCTGAAGGCCTCTTCAGCGGTGACGCCGGTGTCCGGGCTGGGGTAGGGAACGTGGTAGACCGGACCGGGCAGGGTGCCCACGCGCTGCTTGTAAGGGGCGACCTTGCCGTTGAGATTGAGGGTCGCGAGGGTGCGGCCGTGAAAGCCGCCGTCAAAAGCGATCACCACGGTGCGGCCAGTGGCTGCGCGCACGATCTTCAGCGCATTCTCCGCAGCTTCGGCGCCGCTGTTGGTCAGCATGCCGGCCAAGGGGTAGTCCACCGGAATGAAGTCCGTCAGGGCCTTCATCAGGTCGCGGTAGCCCTGGTGCGGGACGGCGTTGAAGGCCGAGTGGGTGAGGCGCTGGGCCTGTTCGGTGATGGCGGCGACCACCGCGGGGTTGCAGTGGCCGAGGTTGAGGACGCCGATTCCCCCGACGAAATCGATGTAGCTGTTGCCTTCGGTATCCCAGACCTGGGCGTTCTGGCCATGGCTCAGGGTGATCGGATGCACGACCGACAGCGAAGCACTGATGGTGGACGGGGTCATGGGCGCGCCTCCGCCTGAAGTTCCAGTGGGGCGGGGCAGCGGGCACGCAGCGGCATTTCGGCATTCCTCTTCGAGGGGGATTTCCCTTTATCAGAGCGAGGAATGCGGGCCTGTCACAAGCGAAAAGAAATTATCGGGTCATTCCTGGAATTCGGGATGTCTGCTCGAGTGGGCGTCGTTGTGGGGGAGATTTCAATCGCTGAGCAGACCGCAGGTCTGCCTTGCGAGGGGCGAAGGGCGCGAGTCCGTCCCTTGCACAAGGTCGATCCCTATAGCTCGGTCTGGACCGTAGGGTGCGCTGTGCGCACCGATTCCAGGATCCGTCTCGGCACCCGGTCAAACCGCCGGTGCGCACGGCGCATCCTACCCGATCGGCCTCATCCTGCTAGCCCGTGCATTCGTATCGTCACAGGGAGAGCCCGTGACTCATGACCACGTCCGAATGAATTCGCCCCCAACAGATTCACTGAGCGGCCTCGTACGGACTATCCCTGCCCACTTTCCCCAGAATCCACTCCACGAAGGCGCGTACCTTGGGGATGTCGAGGGACTGCTCGGCGTAGGCGATGAAGTGGGAGCCCTGGCTCACCTTGTGGTGTTCCCACGGGATCACCAGCTTGGCCTCCGCGAGCTCGTCTTCGACCAGGAAGCGTGGTACCAGGGCCACGCCACAGCCGGACTGGGCCGCCCGGATGCACATGTAGAAGGTGTCGAAGCGTGGGCCGTGGTAGCTGTGTTCGGTGTTGATGCCTTGTTCCTCGAACCACTCGTGCCAGGCCTCGGGGCGCGAGGCGCACTGCAGCAGCACGAGGTCCGCCAGTTCGCCCGGGTTGGAGAAGGGGCGGTCGGGAAGCATATCGGGCACGCACACGGGCACCACATCCTCGCCGAACAGCTCTATGCACGTCGCTCCCGGCCAGGTGCCCTGGCCGTAGAAGAAGGCCACGTCCGCCTTGGCTTGCACCAGGTCGAAGGGTTCCAGTTCGTTGCGGATGTCCAGGTGGATATTGGGGTGGCGACGGGTGAAGCCCTTGAGGTTCGGGATCAGCCAGCGGGCGCCGAAGGTTGGCTGCGTGGCAACCCGCAGCACCTCGGCTTCGCCGCCATAGGAGAG comes from the Pseudomonas sp. TCU-HL1 genome and includes:
- the hglS gene encoding 2-oxoadipate dioxygenase/decarboxylase HglS, which produces MNNQGFIDPSEIRAQFSRAMSDMYKAEVPLYGDLLDLVAETNRNVMEQSPEVAEQLRWTGELDRLAMERHGAIRVGTAQELSTIRRLFAVMGMQPVGYYDLSPAGVPVHSTAFRAVHENALQISPFRVFTSLLRLELIDNPELRALASGILAKRTIFTPRVKALIDQCEAEGGLNEADAGEFVREALETFRWHTEATVTAAEYDQLHEQHRLIADVVAFKGPHINHLTPRTLDIDQIQDGMPRRGITPKAVVEGPPRRNCPILLRQTSFKALQEKVAFVGQGSAEGSHTARFGEIEQRGAALTPKGRALYDKLLNATRAELKEFPSEQNARRYNELLEKHFQAFPDSHDEMRIQGLAYFRYFVTEKGIAARSNEVRPRTLDDLVQAGHVHYEPLVYEDFLPVSAAGIFQSNLGDNAQVNYEITSNQTDFHDALGGTVLNELDLYAATQRRSILECSATLNLPPLV
- a CDS encoding IS110 family transposase codes for the protein MSSIVGIDIAKHSFDIATLQANGKYRSKAKLINAAEGFQVLQEWLNKHSEPGAWIVMEATGTYHEALAEHFYALGYRICVMNPAQIAYYARSQLQRVKTDQVDAKLIASYGEHHQDELRAWQPEPAAIRRLRALVRRLQDLKEIEQMERNRLGVADASVQESIHSVLQRVEEQIAETLKTIRDHIDDDPDLRGKRDLLTSIDGIGEQTAALLLAELGDPLQFESARAITAFAGLNPKLQDSGKHKGHVRISRVGSARLRAGLYMPAITSMTHNPAINALAQRLRARGKAGKQIVCAAMRKLLHIAYGVLKSGQPFDAQLALARG
- the ydiJ gene encoding D-2-hydroxyglutarate dehydrogenase YdiJ, encoding MIARLAASAALTRLYRSFLDSLTACGFQGEISPDYGNRTVLATDNSIYQRLPQAALFPLHDEDVQRIATLAAQPEYRDIVLTPRGGGTGTNGQSLTHGLVVDLSRHMNRILEINAEERWVRVQAGVVKDQLNAALKPHGLFFAPELSTSNRATLGGMINTDASGQGSCTYGKTRDHVLTLDSILLGGQRLKSGPVSDQELAVLAASAGRLGEVHRTVRDVQREHAGLIEARFPKLNRCLTGYDLAHIRGTDGRFNLNNILCGSEGSLGFIVEAKLNVLPIPKHSVLVNVSYTSFMDALRDAQALMAMAPLSIETVDSKVLGLAMKDIVWHDVADYFPADPSVPTLGINLVEFSGDDADTLDAQVASFVEHLKRDAGVRRICHTLARGSAAIAKVNAMRKRAVGLLGNVQGEVRPQPFVEDTAVPPEALADFIAEFRALLDGFNLQYGMFGHVDAGVLHVRPALDMKDPAQAALVRPITDGVARLTQKYGGLLWGEHGKGLRSEYAPTFFGELYPALQAIKSAFDPFNQLNPGKIATPLGSRDELLKIDEVTLRGDLDRQIDERVWRSYESAVHCNGNGACYNYDPNDAMCPSWKATRERTQSPKGRASLIREWLRLQGQSGVDVLQATRDIRTASPLRGLLAKVSNTLGKRWGEQDFSHEVFEAMSGCLACKSCAGQCPVKVNVPEFRSRFLELYHSRYLRPLKDYLIGSLEFSIPYFAKTPSVYNGLMRLGATRAFLKHYAGMVDSPLLSRTDLAPTLKRWNVEAASPEKLRGLSDQQRARSVILVQDAFTRYFETEVLADLIEVLSRLGFKVLLAPYLPNGKPLQVLGFIGAFEKAARKNASMLNGLGGQGVKLVGLDPAMTLVYRQEYRKLLGDQAPDVLLPQEWLIQALDVSPHPAPAAGDDYYLLGHCTEKTNAPAATALWPEVFRRLGLNLRIVSVGCCGMSGTYGHEAANRDTSEKIYDLSWRGIVEGPAGNPRLLANGYSCRSQAERLSGIELSHPIQALLKRIAAT
- a CDS encoding 2-aminoadipate transaminase, which gives rise to MTPSTISASLSVVHPITLSHGQNAQVWDTEGNSYIDFVGGIGVLNLGHCNPAVVAAITEQAQRLTHSAFNAVPHQGYRDLMKALTDFIPVDYPLAGMLTNSGAEAAENALKIVRAATGRTVVIAFDGGFHGRTLATLNLNGKVAPYKQRVGTLPGPVYHVPYPSPDTGVTAEEAFRAIDRLFSVEVDINEVACFIFEPVQGEGGFLAMDPAFAQGLRRFCDANGIFLIIDEIQSGFGRTGQRFAFPRLGIEPDLLLLGKSIAGGLPLGAVVGREALMNALPKGGLGGTYSGNPLACAAALASLKLMTDANLASWGEAQEQAILRRYERWRQQAISPYLGRLTGTGAMRGIELVTPEGKPASQQLAELLEATRRKGLLLMPSGKNRHVVRLLAPLTIEPELFERGLDIFEECLAGIR
- a CDS encoding LysR substrate-binding domain-containing protein, encoding MSKRLLPTMAALQCFESAARHMSFTRAAEELHLTQSAVSKQVAQLEEMLQHLLFHRVRRRLQLTPAGELYLAEVNKILTQVDISSRYILSYGGEAEVLRVATQPTFGARWLIPNLKGFTRRHPNIHLDIRNELEPFDLVQAKADVAFFYGQGTWPGATCIELFGEDVVPVCVPDMLPDRPFSNPGELADLVLLQCASRPEAWHEWFEEQGINTEHSYHGPRFDTFYMCIRAAQSGCGVALVPRFLVEDELAEAKLVIPWEHHKVSQGSHFIAYAEQSLDIPKVRAFVEWILGKVGRDSPYEAAQ